From a region of the Syngnathus scovelli strain Florida chromosome 19, RoL_Ssco_1.2, whole genome shotgun sequence genome:
- the satb1a gene encoding DNA-binding protein SATB1a, protein MDPLCHGAKKPEGADLNADPRPPSAKMARLEQHGVGCTVQERSKQASPGTKNPYLVQKTTAGKHQHKNSHQPRGSLLPVFCVVEHMESPAEGERKEDHAEFVLIKRDLLFNQLIEMALLTLGYSHSSAAQAKGLIQVGRWNPLPLSSVTDAPDATVAEMLQDVHHVITLKIQLQCWPRLEDLPAEQWTHSTVRNSLKELLKDMNQSSLAKECPLSQSMISSIVNCTYYANVSTAKCQEFGRWYKHFKTTKCNKMDSLPDKSSHIATTQQPINSSPSDQSSSLLYLHGGMANMVAGAAPHTICNSGLLNQSLSRPQQQVMTQLLNQQYAVRLMLAGQGLSPASQQYLNHTSAGRAPAKVFPKAPDPQQPQCGPDGSPPAGPPQQQTSAGSCLTSVDVPNDIYHNVREEMKRAAISQAVFARVAFNRTQGLLSEILRKEEDPKTASQSLLVNLRAMHGFLQLPEVERDRFYQEERERILTGFTPGCNNTPPRCTQARLSPVTTDRCVLNVSSTIYEEIQHEMRRAKVSQALFAKVAASKSQGWLCELLRWKEDPSPENRTLWDNLSTIRRFLSLPQTERDAIYEQESINAPAQNCTERRALLGNENVLYQRNPLLSQQHHLQPHQPLHPQAGPHLSPRQPCTASPAEMENGGNWGLLRVGVQGHGHSNDEDFVEGGGGGDSFGMDWNYPMKVDHAESPLSEGVEGGESIKEATIKEKLQVAFPNLKDEDGDGFGSCAEADPRGEVQHVPHEALGILQSFIQDVGLNPDEEAVHTLSAQLDLPKHMIRGFFNSHDLISGRRREQHQCCSQILKYRQESQQGWTDRTTTLKRTEEEHEVKAETEEMNEQNRLNDTMNMISLNGLDISTQTIPKMKEEDETCIELKHI, encoded by the exons ATGGACCCACTGTGTCATGGAGCCAAGAAACCAGAGGGCGCCGATCTCAATGCAGACCCAAGGCCCCCTTCTGCCAAGATGGCCCGTCTGGAGCAACATGGAGTTGGATGCACAGTGCAAGAGAGGAGCAAGCAAGCCAGTCCCGGGACTAAAAATCCTTATCTGGTCCAGAAAACTACGGCGGGGAAGCATCAGCATAAGAACTCTCATCAGCCAAGAG GAAGCTTGCTGCCTGTCTTCTGTGTGGTGGAGCACATGGAAAGTCCAGCGGAGGGCGAGAGGAAAGAAGACCATGCCGAATTTGTTCTGATCAAGAGAGACCTGCTCTTCAACCAGCTCATTGAAATGGCTCTGCTCACATTGGGTTATTCACACAGCTCTGCTGCTCAGGCCAAAG GTTTAATCCAGGTGGGCAGGTGGAACCCACTGCCTCTTTCTAGTGTGACAGATGCTCCAGATGCCACAGTGGCTGAGATGCTCCAAGATGTCCACCATGTTATCACCCTTAAAATACAACTGCAATG CTGGCCCAGACTGGAAGACCTGCCAGCAGAACAGTGGACGCACTCTACAGTTCGGAACTCATTGAAGGAACTTCTCAAGGACATGAATCAGAGTTCCTTGGCCAAGGAGTGTCCTCTATCTCAg AGTATGATCTCGTCCATAGTCAATTGCACCTACTACGCCAACGTCTCGACGGCTAAATGTCAGGAGTTTGGACGATGGTATAAACACTTCAAGACCACCAAATGCAACA AGATGGACAGTTTGCCAGACAAGTCGTCCCATATTGCCACCACTCAGCAGCCCATCAACAGCAGCCCGTCCGATCAGAGCTCCAGCCTCCTTTACCTCCATGGCGGAATGGCCAACATGGTGGCTGGGGCGGCCCCTCACACCATTTGCAACTCTGGTTTACTAAACCAGAGTCTCAGCAGACCCCAGCAGCAAGTCATGACTCAACTTCTCAACCAGCAATACGCCGTACGCCTCATGCTAGCAGGACAGGGGCTCTCGCCGGCCTCACAACAGTATCTCAACCACACGTCTGCAGGGAGGGCTCCCGCCAAGGTCTTCCCCAAGGCGCCCGATCCCCAGCAGCCCCAGTGCGGCCCGGACGGATCTCCTCCGGCCGGGCCGCCGCAGCAGCAGACGTCGGCCGGGTCGTGTCTGACGTCGGTCGATGTGCCCAATGACATCTACCACAACGTGCGAGAAGAAATGAAAAGAGCGGCAATTTCTCAAGCCGTCTTTGCTCGAGTGGCTTTCAACAGGACCCAG GGCCTACTCTCAGAGATTCTACGAAAGGAGGAGGACCCAAAAACTGCCTCGCAGTCCCTTCTGGTCAACCTGCGGGCCATGCACGGCTTCCTGCAGCTGCCCGAGGTAGAACGAGATCGCTTCTACCAGGAGGAGAGAGAGCGAATCCTGACTGGATTCACACCCGGCTGCAACAACACCCCCCCGAGATGCACTCAG GCCCGACTGTCACCAGTCACAACTGACCGTTGCGTTCTCAACGTCAGCTCCACCATCTATGAAGAGATTCAGCACGAAATGAGACGAGCTAAGGTGTCTCAGGCTTTGTTCGCCAAGGTGGCCGCATCCAAGAGTCAG GGTTGGTTGTGCGAGCTACTTCGTTGGAAGGAAGATCCCAGTCCGGAGAACCGAACCCTGTGGGATAACTTGAGCACCATTCGTCGTTTCTTGAGCCTGCCCCAGACTGAAAGAGATGcaatttacgaacaggagagcATCAACGCCCCTGCGCAGAATTGCACCGAGAGACGAGCTCTACTCGGCAACGAAAATGTATTG TATCAACGCAATCCTCTTCTGTCTCAGCAACACCATCTGCAACCTCACCAACCCTTGCATCCACAAGCAGGACCTCATTTGTCTCCACGGCAACCGTGCACCGCATCACCCGCTGAGATGGAGAACGGGGGCAACTGGGGACTTTTGAGAGTCGGTGTGCAAGGCCACGGCCATAGCAATGACGAGGACTTTgttgagggaggaggaggaggagacagTTTTGGTATGGACTGGAACTATCCAATGAAAGTGGATCATGCCGAAAGTCCATTAAGTGAAGGAGTTGAAGGTGGAGAAAGCATAAAGGAAGCGACGATCAAGGAAAAGCTTCAAGTAGCGTTCCCCAATTTGAAGGATGAAGATGGTGacgggttcgggagttgcgccgAAGCTGATCCTAGAGGTGAGGTCCAACATGTCCCCCATGAAGCCTTGGGCATTTTGCAGAGCTTCATCCAAGATGTGGGCCTCAACCCAGACGAGGAGGCGGTCCACACCTTGTCGGCTCAACTAGACCTGCCCAAACACATGATCCGTGGCTTCTTCAACAGCCATGACCTCATATCGGGTCGACGGCGGGAGCAGCATCAGTGCTGCAGTCAGATCCTCAAATACAGACAAGAGAGCCAGCAGGGCTGGACGGACAGGACCACCACACTCAAAAGAACTGAGGAGGAACATGAAGTCAAGGCTGAAACTGAAGAAATGAACGAGCAGAACAGACTAAATGACACCATGAACATGATTTCTTTGAACGGGTTGGATATTAGCACACAAACCATTCCCAAAATGAAGGAAGAAGATGAGACTTGCATTGAACTCAAACATATTTAA